A single region of the Duganella sp. BuS-21 genome encodes:
- a CDS encoding bifunctional 3-(3-hydroxy-phenyl)propionate/3-hydroxycinnamic acid hydroxylase, whose product MSGLQDNARYDVAIVGFGPSGAVAAALLGQAGVRTLVVDRSLAVYDRPRAIALDHEIMRVFQQLGLDEEISRYCEPFTPSEYYGADGQLIKRLATVAPPYPLGHTPSMVFTQPEVERVLRAHVAALPSVTVALGQRLATLRQDADQATLLLMDDAGLQRSVHASYVIGCDGASSTVRDAVGITLEDLEFDEPWLVVDVQINERGLVKLPKTSVQYCEPARPCTYVIGPGMHRRWEISLLPDEDPAYMATEAGAWSALKRWITPQDGALWRQASYRFHALVAREWRNGRVFVAGDAAHQQPPFLGQGMCQGVRDVANLVWKLRAALEGKGGEALLDSYGKERGAHVRRLTARIKDIGRVICERDPQRARERDAGLIAAAGGEIRTMARQDIIPPLEHGLLAGGGDGIELAPKSGVGTLFPQPRLRQAQGPQLMDQLAGCGWRVVTSLPAWSLPPALAARVEAFGTLVHVGPETECDGVLAAWFARFACCAAIVRPDHYVYGVAATGEALAALLDDWEARTVTV is encoded by the coding sequence ATGAGCGGCCTGCAAGACAACGCCCGCTATGACGTTGCCATCGTCGGCTTCGGGCCGTCTGGCGCGGTTGCGGCGGCGCTGCTGGGACAGGCCGGCGTGCGCACGCTGGTGGTGGACCGCAGCCTCGCCGTGTACGACCGGCCGCGCGCCATCGCCCTCGATCACGAGATCATGCGCGTGTTTCAGCAACTGGGCCTGGACGAAGAGATCTCGCGCTACTGCGAGCCGTTCACGCCGTCCGAGTATTACGGCGCTGACGGCCAGTTGATCAAGCGCCTGGCGACGGTGGCGCCGCCGTACCCGCTCGGCCACACGCCGTCGATGGTGTTCACCCAACCGGAAGTGGAGCGCGTGCTGCGCGCCCACGTGGCGGCGCTGCCGTCGGTGACGGTGGCGTTGGGCCAGCGTCTGGCCACGCTGCGCCAGGACGCCGACCAGGCCACGCTGTTGTTGATGGACGACGCAGGCCTGCAGCGCAGCGTCCACGCCAGCTACGTGATCGGCTGCGACGGCGCATCGAGCACGGTGCGCGACGCCGTCGGCATCACGCTGGAGGATCTGGAGTTCGATGAGCCCTGGCTGGTGGTGGATGTGCAGATCAATGAACGCGGCCTGGTCAAGCTGCCGAAGACCAGCGTGCAGTATTGCGAACCGGCGCGTCCCTGCACCTACGTGATCGGCCCCGGCATGCACCGCCGCTGGGAGATTTCGCTGCTGCCGGATGAAGACCCGGCCTATATGGCGACCGAAGCAGGCGCATGGAGCGCGCTGAAACGCTGGATCACGCCGCAGGACGGCGCGCTGTGGCGCCAGGCCAGCTACCGCTTTCATGCGCTGGTGGCGCGCGAGTGGCGCAACGGCCGTGTGTTCGTCGCCGGCGATGCGGCGCACCAGCAGCCGCCGTTCCTGGGACAGGGCATGTGCCAGGGCGTGCGCGACGTTGCCAACCTGGTGTGGAAGCTGCGCGCCGCGCTGGAAGGCAAGGGCGGCGAGGCGCTGCTGGACAGCTACGGCAAGGAACGCGGCGCCCATGTGCGCCGGCTGACCGCGCGCATCAAGGACATCGGCCGCGTGATCTGCGAGCGCGATCCGCAGCGCGCCCGCGAACGCGACGCCGGCCTGATTGCCGCCGCCGGCGGCGAGATCCGCACCATGGCGCGTCAGGACATCATTCCGCCGCTGGAACACGGCCTGCTGGCCGGCGGCGGCGACGGCATCGAACTGGCGCCGAAGAGCGGCGTCGGCACGCTGTTCCCGCAACCGCGCCTGCGCCAAGCGCAAGGACCGCAGTTGATGGACCAACTGGCCGGCTGCGGCTGGCGCGTGGTCACCAGCTTGCCCGCCTGGTCGCTGCCGCCGGCGCTGGCCGCGCGCGTGGAGGCCTTCGGCACGCTGGTGCACGTCGGCCCGGAGACGGAATGCGACGGCGTGCTGGCCGCATGGTTTGCGCGTTTCGCCTGCTGTGCGGCGATCGTCCGTCCCGATCACTACGTGTATGGCGTAGCCGCCACCGGCGAGGCCCTGGCCGCGCTGCTTGACGACTGGGAGGCGCGCACCGTTACCGTTTAA
- a CDS encoding fumarylacetoacetate hydrolase family protein: MKFITFRSGSTTRLGVLSEGSVIDINRVLPQVPSDLKVALLAGIDLSAAARVAVAQATPADRLPLSQVSVAPLIPSPGKTICLGLNYYDHAAESGREKPVYPWFFLRCDTSLLAHGEAALLPRVSDRFDYEAELAVVIGSRARHVSQDDALQHVFGYTCFNDMSVRDYQKRTPQWTIGKNFDRTGGFGPQLVTADELEPGAKNLKIQARLNGEVMQDANTTDMIWNVAETIALLSECVTLEPGDVIVMGTPAGVGQSRTPPVWMKNGDKIEIEIEKVGLLVNTIEQEA; encoded by the coding sequence TTGAAATTCATTACCTTCCGTTCCGGTTCCACCACCCGTCTCGGCGTGCTCAGTGAAGGCAGCGTGATCGACATCAACCGCGTGCTGCCGCAAGTACCATCCGATCTGAAGGTGGCGCTGCTGGCCGGTATCGACCTGAGCGCCGCCGCCCGCGTCGCCGTGGCGCAGGCCACGCCTGCGGATCGCCTGCCGCTGTCGCAAGTGAGCGTGGCGCCGCTGATCCCGTCGCCGGGCAAGACCATCTGCCTGGGCCTGAACTACTACGACCACGCCGCCGAAAGCGGTCGCGAGAAGCCGGTCTATCCATGGTTCTTCCTGCGCTGCGACACCTCGCTGCTGGCGCACGGCGAAGCGGCGCTGCTGCCGCGCGTGTCGGACCGCTTCGACTACGAAGCCGAACTGGCGGTGGTGATCGGCAGCCGCGCGCGCCACGTCAGCCAGGACGACGCCTTGCAGCACGTCTTCGGCTACACCTGCTTCAACGACATGTCGGTGCGCGATTACCAGAAACGCACGCCGCAATGGACCATCGGTAAAAACTTCGACCGCACCGGCGGCTTCGGTCCGCAATTGGTGACGGCCGACGAACTGGAGCCGGGCGCCAAAAACCTGAAAATCCAGGCACGCCTGAACGGCGAAGTGATGCAGGATGCGAACACCACCGACATGATCTGGAACGTCGCCGAAACCATCGCGCTGCTGAGCGAGTGCGTGACGCTGGAACCGGGCGATGTGATCGTCATGGGCACGCCGGCCGGCGTGGGCCAATCGCGCACGCCGCCGGTGTGGATGAAAAACGGCGACAAGATCGAAATCGAGATCGAGAAGGTCGGCCTGCTGGTCAACACCATCGAGCAGGAAGCCTGA